The stretch of DNA ATCACCTTGATATTCCTCATAGGTTTTCTTAATAACGTCTCTGATCTGAGTAACATAATCGATGTCAGTTAGAAAAGAAGTGTTACGTTTCCAGTAACCTGGACCTCTAAGGTTCGAGTAAAGGGCTATTTTAATGTCAATAAGAGAGTGATCTGTTTTATAACCAGCTGAGATATTTGCACTCGTAACACTGCACATAAGACCCTGGCTTACGAGGAAAAAATCTAGGCGGCATAAGATTTCAGGCTTTCTCTGACCCCAAGTGTATTTGCGACTATCTGGGGTTATTGTCCTCCACGCGTCTTCTAAGTCAAGTTCGGCAGCGTGGTCTTTAACTGTCTCTTGGGACTCAAGGTGTGTCTTAGCAAGTCCACCTTTCTTGTCCATGTCTATGTTCAAAACAAGATTAAAGTCTCCACCTATAATGATTTCATCACACTCAAAGTCGTATAAATGATCAAAGAAAAGCTCAAAAAACCTTGGGTCATCAACATTAGGCGCGTACAATGTGGCCAAAGTAACACATTTCTGTTCTGTTTCGATGTCGCAGATAATAAATCTACCATTTGGGTCAGAGAAAATTTTTCGGATTTCAAAGCTAAAGGTGTTGTTAAACAAAATGGCAACCCCACACTTGCTGCTATCTTGCCCACTAAAAATTGTCCTATATCCCCATTCTGCGGACCACATGGAATTTGTGCCTTCAGAACAATGAGCTTCTTGCAGCATGTAGATTGAGTGTTTTTGCATTCTAAGCCAGTTGAAGAGCTCTCTTCTTTTCAAATTGTCCCCTAATCCTCTCACATTAAGACAACAGATACTGAGATTCATTTATAATTGAGTTTATATTGCCCAATGAAAATCGCCCAGCCACGGAGCGGAAAAGGTAGCTAGGGAAAGCTGGAATTAAttcacaacaaacaaacaaagatttaAATATATACACAGAAGAACACCAGCACAAATATATACAAATGACACAAAATCATCAACATATAAAAAAGCCTTATTGTTAGGCTGAGGTCCCAGCAGGTGTTAACGAGTTGTAAATAATACACATGATAGCAAAACGTGGTCATAAGTAGCCATTTCGAGAAAAGAGTAATATGCAAATTGATGATAATCATGCTAAACAGGGCAAATAATCTATTTTACATTTTCTGGAATATTTTGATGCTTAAATTTTTGGTTATTAATAAGTAAAAATCTTCCGATTACTTTCGCATCGTGTATGCCACGTTCGTTTCTTGCTTTCATCATCGCCTTAATTAAAATTTTTCGCTCCTCCTGGATAGCTCTAACAAAATCTTCGGTAATATATGAATTGGGGTGGTTCCCGGAACTCTTGATCTTTGATCTATTCTTCCAGATTAAGTCGCGGTCCTCGCGGCTGATGAATCTCGCGATAATAGGCCGATGCCTACCCTCCACATTCACTCCACATTTTTTGAGTCAATTCCTAAATCATTCTTAATTATATTGCGTATTACACTCTTACAATCTTCGCCCTGGATTTCCTCAATTTGTTACATCGTAAATTTTCTCGCCGAGTGTATTGTTCGAgtttaatgttattttcattttccgTTTGGAGCTGTAATTGTAAGCTGGTAATTCGTTTCCGTAAGGTATCCAGTTCCTCATTAGTCTTCTGTAGATCCATTTCAGCCTTCTCCTTCATAACGGCTACCTCCCCTTGGGTGAATTCTAAGCTCTGCTTTAAGCCTTGTGTTTCAATTCTAATTTGATCAATGTCGTTTTTCAACTCATGCCTCAACTTGTCCAACTCTGAGCGCAATCCGTCGAAGCCTGCCTCCATTGCCTTTTGAAGCGCGTCGATCGCATCTTTCACCAGGTAAGAAATATCAGAGTTATCCGCCATGTCTTCTGCTGCACTATTCGAAGAGCTCGATCCTATCTTGGAACGCTTTTTCGATCGTCCCATGAAGCAATCGCCGTCCAAACCACACAGACCGATAAAGCGATGAAGTTACTTAGTGTTTTCCATCAAGCAAGCAGCATTGGTAAGTTAAAAATTGGCTAAAGACCCCCGTCTTACGAGAAGCCTCAGCTGAAGCGTCTGGACGCTATGCCTGCCAGTTCCAGTCCCCAGTAAATAATAATTCTCTTTCGAAatgctccgcattatgggataattatgcatACCTCCTAAGTAACTAACAGGCCAGCGGTCACACTTTAAAGTCATTCAAATGCAAAGTATTGGACGGTATATAATCCCAGGAGAGGACACAAATAATCAGTTCTTCCTTTCGTGCTTCCAGGTCAGTAAGTCGCGGTTATATTCGCTCTTTGTGTCTATTTGTGGTTTATCTCTAGGCTGTTGCCCTTTATTGCACTGTTTAATTTTGGTTGTCTCTGTTTATAGAGTTTTGGAGGAAATTTGAGCACTGGAGTTTTTACTTGTATTGTCCACCAGTGCCCACGTGGAGCCAAGTTCACTCCATGACTTGTACCAAAGGAAATATTTCTTTACAGGAGAGCCGAACCGGTGACTCCTTAATGGTAGACCCGACCATTGTCCACAGCAAAGTCGCTAATGCCTCAGACGAGTTTCGTCACGATgaccattttgaatttgataTTGACGACCTCAAGGATCAGCTCGGTATCGACCACATTATGCGGTCCTTGAATGCTTTAAACAAGAAACTTCTTGGCCTCGGTGGTGTCGCTTCTCTTCCCGAATAGGGAAATACAGCTGCCAAATCGGACACAGTCGATCCTCTTTTTTCTCATGACGCTGTTTTTGACCCAACGGCGGTTATTTTCGGCATCCACATCGGGAGCCGACAGTACAAAACAGCTTGACTCAAGCGTGTTTTTACCCTCGGTGTTTGGGGAGGAGACCTTCGGTTCTGACGTGGCTGATGTCATTGCTCAGCGAGTGAACGATGTGTGTTCCAAAAAACCATTGGAATCAAAGTTTAAGGAGTCACAAGACAAATACAAGACTCCGCAAAATTGCAAGTTCTTGTGTGTCCCTAAGGTGAACCTTGAACTTTGGCATGATCTGCCAAGACATACAAAGTCTAAAGATCTCGGGACACAGGAAGTTCAGAAGAACATAGTTAAATCAGCTCAACCACTCGTACAGCTGTTTGATTCTGTCCTAGTAGCTCAGAATGAAAGTAAAATGTTACAACCTTCTGAGATTCTACTGGTCATAGGTGATGCAATTACCTTCTTGGGCCATGCCTCCTTTCTTGCCTCCTTAAAGAGACGAGAATTTTTGAAACCAGATATTGCAGTGGCTTATCAGTCTGTTTGCAGCAAATCGAATCCGGTAACGGCCTTTCTCATTGGAGATGAACTTCCCAAGCACATTAAAGATATTGGGGaggtaaataaaattgcaaagaAGACCGTGGTTTGTTCCAGCCTGGTGCGTCGAACCTCTGATTATAAGAGTAGTAGTAACAATTTCAAGTACTCCCAGCATGGCCGAAAACCTTTTTTAGGTTCAAGAGATCACAGTGCTTATTTCTCCGAAGGGAGACCTTAAGTGCGAAGCCACCCTCCTCACTCCTCCAAGGAGCTAAGAGACAAGGCACGAATGAACAGGTAAACATTTCTCCTGAGTCTCATTCTTATGCGGgcaatttattgcataaccttgACGTCTGGCGCAAAATCACCAGTGACCCTTGGGTCCTGGAGACCGTTTCAGCTTACCATTTGGAATTTGATACCCTTCCTGTTCAGTCA from Montipora capricornis isolate CH-2021 chromosome 9, ASM3666992v2, whole genome shotgun sequence encodes:
- the LOC138016174 gene encoding uncharacterized protein is translated as MTLFLTQRRLFSASTSGADSTKQLDSSVFLPSVFGEETFGSDVADVIAQRVNDVCSKKPLESKFKESQDKYKTPQNCKFLCVPKVNLELWHDLPRHTKSKDLGTQEVQKNIVKSAQPLVQLFDSVLVAQNESKMLQPSEILLVIGDAITFLGHASFLASLKRREFLKPDIAVAYQSVCSKSNPVTAFLIGDELPKHIKDIGEVNKIAKKTVVCSSLVRRTSDYKSSSNNFKYSQHGRKPFLGSRDHSAYFSEGRP